Below is a window of Ochotona princeps isolate mOchPri1 chromosome 19, mOchPri1.hap1, whole genome shotgun sequence DNA.
TGACTTATATTGTCTGctaaaaaaggtgttttttttccagttttttttttccagtttttacttttgaatttttttttaaatgtatcacggtctttatataaaatgaaaccaaaaagcTGAAAAACCAAAAGCTGAAAAAGCAGTTACAATTCCTACTTGAGTGGACAGTTACAACAATTAATCATTTTTTGCAATGACCATTATACTTTCAATTTATGATGAACTACTCTGAACTTATGATGAGACGTAGTCAAAGCCAAAAGAGAAGACGTAGGAAGAATATTCCTTTGTTGGAGGAGAATTAACCCTCCAGAATCAGCATGGGAAAAAATTAATGTAGTCAATTTCAACTCACACTGAGCTGACGCaattttttcattgatttgcttGGTGTCATTCTTCTAAATCAAGTGTATTTAATTCTTCTTCTAGTTCATCCAAATCTTCCCCAGTAAAAAGATTTTCATCAACAGGAACGGCATGAATAGCTCCATTTTCCTGAGCTGCCCCTTCTTTGTCTTCTTCCAGATCACTTCTTATACCATTTTCAGCCCTGCTTCCAGAAGCTTCGCttaatttgttttcatctttatcCAAAGCATATGTGCTGAATCTTTCAAGGCTGGCTACAGTAATACCTGTCTCATCCACATCTCTTGGGACATACAGACTTAAATAAATGTCATTTACATCCACTGAATCATCAACCTCATCGCCACCTGTTCCCTGGGTGTAACGGATAGCATCTGCCTCCTCATCATCATCACTGACCAACTCAGGATGAAATTCAAACACCTCACGACCACTGATCACGAGTGCTTTGCCTGCTTTGaactctgcttttcttctttccataTCTTGCTCAAATTTATCgatcttttcttgtcttttcctttttttccatgcAAGAAAAGATTCTAGAGTGATTTTGGTAACATTTGGGTCTAGGGCAGAACGCTCTCTTTCAATTAGATCTTCTAATGAAATctcatcttctttctcttctttctttttgtcttttttcaacACGAATCCAGGAGGAAGTACATGCCGATACATGCAATTATCACCAACTCCAGGGCAAACCCCAAACCAGCCATACTTGTTTTCAATGGCTTCAAGGAAATGCTTGCACACCATTTGAgtttttggctttttcttttctgcctcaCCATGCTTCTTGTTCACTacttcttccagctttttctcaTCCCAATTGTCCATAgtatcttattcttttttttttaaagatttatttttttttttattacaaagtcagatatacacagaggaggagagacacagaggaagatcttccgtcctatgattcacttcccaagtgagcgcaatgggccggtgctgtgctgatccgatgccgggaaccaggaacctcttcttccaggtctcccacatgggtgcagggtcccaaggctttgggccgtcctccactgctttcccaggccacaagcagggagctggatgggaagtggagctgccgggattagaaccagc
It encodes the following:
- the LOC101523100 gene encoding zinc finger CCCH domain-containing protein 15-like, whose amino-acid sequence is MPPKLQAQAGGSKKAEQKKIEDKTFGLKNNKGAKQQKLIKAVTHQVKFGQQNPRQVAQSEAEKKLKKDDKKKELQELNELFKPVAAAQKISKGADPKSVVCASFKQGQCTKGDKFSHDLTLERKCEKRSVYIDARDEELRPDTMDNWDEKKLEEVVNKKHGEAEKKKPKTQMVCKHFLEAIENKYGWFGVCPGVGDNCMYRHVLPPGFVLKKDKKKEEKEDEISLEDLIERERSALDPNVTKITLESFLAWKKRKRQEKIDKFEQDMERRKAEFKAGKALVISGREVFEFHPELVSDDDEEADAIRYTQGTGGDEVDDSVDVNDIYLSLYVPRDVDETGITVASLERFSTYALDKDENKLSEASGSRAENGIRSDLEEDKEGAAQENGAIHAVPVDENLFTGEDLDELEEELNTLDLEE